From Candidatus Eremiobacteraceae bacterium:
TGGGCAGCGCCGCGCAAGCATTCGGGCTGCTGCCTGACGGCCGTTCGGTGACGCCGACCGGATTCACCATCCCGGTCGAAGGTTTCGCCACGTCGGCGGCCATGTCGCCCGATGGCCAATGGATCGCGGTGCTCTCGCAGGACGGGAATGCGATCGACGTGATCGCGACCGGCGAAGATGCAAGGCAAGTGGACCGGCTCGCCGCACCGTTTGCATCGGGCATGACGTGGACGAGCGACGGACTTTACGTCACCCGCGGCTTCACGGGAATGATCTCACGCTATCGGTACGATTCGGCGGCTTCCGTCGACGGGCCGGCGTTCACCAAGCGTGCCGACCTTCATCTCGGCGGCCTGCTCAACGGCATCGTGGAAGATCCGTCGTCGCACCATATCGTCGTCGCGCGCACTGCGCTGCAAGAGGTCGACGTGGTCAGCGACGCGAGCGGAGCGGTGCTCGGTCGCCTGAAGGCAAGCGGCCAGCCGTTCTCAGTCGCCCTGACGGGCGGCCGCATCATCGCCACGCTCTACGACAGCGATCACATAGATGTCTGGTCGGGCGGTGCCGCGACGCCGACGCACGTTCCCACAGGCGCGCACCCCACCGCGCTGCTCGTCGCGGGGCAGCATGCGTTCGTCGCCGACGCCGACGGCTCCGACGTCGCGGAGGTCGATCTCGCGACGCTTGCGGTGACACGACACGTCGACCTTTCCCTTGCGCCGCTGCCGCCCGCGGGTCAGACTCCCTCAGGCATGGCGGTTTCGGCCGATGGCCGTGACTTGTTCGTCGCGGAATCTGGTTTCAACGATGTCGCAGTGGTGGACCGCACGAGCGGAAAAGTGCTCGGCAGAATTCCGACCGGCTGGTATCCGATGGCGGTGATCTCGAAAACTTCGTCGACCATCGACGACGACCCGCGCCCGAAGCAACAGCTCTGGATCGTGAGCGCCAACGGCCTTGGAACGCAGCCCGATCCCGGATCTGAATGGAACGGCTGGTATACGGGCTTCCTCCAACACCTGCTCTTCGAGCCGGCTCGTCTTCCGGAATGGACCGCGCAAGTCGCAGCAGACAACCACTTCGCGGTGGCCCAGCCCGCAGCCGACCAACTGCCGCCGATCAAACACGTCGTGTTCATCGTGCGCGAGAACAAGCATTTCGACGAAGAGTTCGGCGACGAGCCCACGGCCGACGCGGATCCCGCGCTCTTGCTGTACGGCCGCCGTTTCACGCCCAACGCGCACGCGCTTGCCGAACGCTACACGCTCTTCGACAATTTCATGGGCAATGGTCAAGCGAGCATCTACGGACATTCGTGGACGACGCAGGGCATGGTCAACGACTACCATGTGCGCAACGCGCACACGCCGGACGACCCGGCATCGAAAACCGACCAGCGCGTGCCCTACTCCATCTGGCCGTACGCCGAGATGGGTGAAGATCGAGTGCCGGTCGCCACGATGGACTTCGACTGGTATAAAGATCGAAGTCAACTCCCAAGCGGACCGCGCGTCGACGTCAGCGCGATATTCGGCCCCAATGGAGAGCTGATCGACGGATTCCAGCGCAAGGGCGTTTCGTATCGCGTATACGGCGAGCAGATGACCGTCGTACGCGGCGGGAACATTGCGCCAGGTCTTGCCGCTAACGCTGACCGCGAATACCCCGGCGCGCACATAGACTTCGCGGTCTCCGATACCCATCGCGCGGAGTTGTTTCTCGCCGACGTGAAAGCGCACGGCTTGGCCGCGTACTCGTACTTGACGCTTCCGACCGATCACACCGCAGGCACGAAAGCCGGCTTTTACACGCCCGCGTCGTACGTCGCGAACAACGATGCGGCGCTCGGACTCATCATCGACGGACTGTCGCACATGCCCGAATGGCGCGATACCGTCGTCTTTGTCACGACCGACGATCCGCAAGGAAGCGGCGATCACGTGGATTCGCACCGGCAGCCGGCGTTCGTCATGGGACCGTACGTGCGCAAGAGCTTCGTGGACCATACGCATTACAGCATTCCGTCGATCCTGCGCACGGTGGAAGTGCTCTTCGGCATCGATCCGCTGAATTTGTACGACGCCGAGGCGCCGCCGATGCTCGATGCGTTCTCGATGACGCCCGACGTCGAGACGTATGCCGCGATACCTGCGAACATCCCGATGACGAAGAATCCCGGGAAGGCGGTCAGCATGGCCTTCGTGCTGGACGGGCCCGATTCGGCACTCATACCGGACCAGGAGTGGCGCTCGATAAAAGGCGACGCCTCGCTTGCCGCGCATCTCGCGTACTTGCGTCAACTCGGATTCGTTCGCGTGGCCGAAGCGAGTGACGACCGCGACACCGGAGGCAAGCGCTAGCGCCGGGCCAGACGCGCACAAGGGTCCCCCGAGGAATCGCGCCGAACGCCGAAAGGCATGACCGGATTGGCGGAACGGCTCACCATCACGTCGGGCCGTCTGTGCGCATGGCTCGTCGTCTGCGCGCCGGTATCGGTCGTCGCAGTCATCGCCTATGCCGCGATGCAAGTGCGCGACCGGCCCGCCGACATCTCGTACGTCGCGCCGATCGCGATGACGCTCGTCATCGCCGCGGTCGCCGCAGCGGTCGGGGGCGGGCTCGGCGGAGTTCTCGCGTTCGCCAGTGCAGAGTTCGGCCAACCGCGCCTCGCGCGCGTCGTCCGGATGTGCGTCGCGTGCGTGCGCTCCGTGCCGCCCCTCGTTCTCGGCTGGCTCGCGTGGCTCATCATCATGCCGACCGCGTACTCGCTCGGCGCAAAAACGCCGCCGCAGATGTGGGAGCTCGTCGCCGCGGCGATCGTGGTCCTCGCCACGCTGATCGTGCCGCCGGCATTCGGCGCGGTGTTGCACGCTCTCGATCGCGTGCCGGCGGAAACCCGCGCCGCCGCCGCCGCATCGGGCGCGAATAGGGCGCAGGTGGCATTGCAAGTCCTCGTTCCGCTCGTGGAGCGGACGTTGTGGGCTGCGATTGCGATGGGATTTGCCCGCGCAGCGGGTGAGGCGACGGCGGTGACGCTCGTCTTTGTCGCCGGCGCCTTCTATCAATGGCCGCTCGCAGGGGTAGCGCTCGGAACAAGCCTTGCGGGCGCGCACGGTGCCGGAGATCTGATCTCGCTAGGCCAGGCTGCCGCCGCCGGGCTCGTGCTGACCTCATTTGGATTTATCGCGGTCATCGTCGCCAACCGCTTCGATCGGCGGATCGCATGGGCGTAAGCGGGTTTCCGGTAGGACCCTTCGACGGAACGTGGACGACGCTGTTCTCCGTCGCGATCGCTCTGCCCATCACGATGATCGTCGCGCTTCTCGCGGCGCTGACCGTCGCGGCCGAAGCGGCAGGCGCCGCGAGCTCGCTTGTCCGCTCTGCAGGCCGAAGCGCGCGCGCCGTGCCGCCGGTCGTGACCGGCTGCGCGGTCGCGGTCATCGCGGCGGCGAGCGGGGCGACAAACATCGTCGGCATCACCGTGCTCGCCCTGTTCATCGCATGCCTGCCGTCCGCTGCCGCAACGCTCGTCGAAACGTTCAATTCGCGCTACGCGCGTCGCCGGTTGTTCGCGGCCGCGGCGGCCGGCGCGTCGCCCCGCTACATCGCTCTTGCCGTGCATATCCGCGGCTCGGTGCGTTTGATCGGCGCCGTCGCACTTCGAACGGCCGCCCGAATGTGCGTCGAGACCGCAGCGATCGTGATCGCGCTTGCGGGCGTGGCAGGCGCGTTCAGCGGCGGACCGTCACCTGCCAATGTCGAGGCGCCGTATGCGCCGTTCGCCGTCATCCAATTCTTTGCGTCGGCCGCGCACCCCGAAGCGCCCATCATCGCATGGCGAGCGATCTCGCTCGTCGCGCTTGTCCTCGCTCTGCACGCGGCTGCGCGGCTGATCGAAGGTGAACCCCACGAATTGCGCGGGCGCGCATGAGCGCGATGCGTTCGGCCGGGCTCGAGCCGAAGCTGGCGGTCGCGGACCTGCGGGTCTCGCGCGAAAATCTCGAAGTGCTGCGCAGCGTCTCGTTCTCGCTTCCGGCCGCGACGTCGCTCTCATTCATCGGCGCCGCCGGTTCGGGAAAGTCGGTGCTTCTCCGCGCC
This genomic window contains:
- a CDS encoding bifunctional YncE family protein/alkaline phosphatase family protein; protein product: MRVFAMAALVAAISLMGSAAQAFGLLPDGRSVTPTGFTIPVEGFATSAAMSPDGQWIAVLSQDGNAIDVIATGEDARQVDRLAAPFASGMTWTSDGLYVTRGFTGMISRYRYDSAASVDGPAFTKRADLHLGGLLNGIVEDPSSHHIVVARTALQEVDVVSDASGAVLGRLKASGQPFSVALTGGRIIATLYDSDHIDVWSGGAATPTHVPTGAHPTALLVAGQHAFVADADGSDVAEVDLATLAVTRHVDLSLAPLPPAGQTPSGMAVSADGRDLFVAESGFNDVAVVDRTSGKVLGRIPTGWYPMAVISKTSSTIDDDPRPKQQLWIVSANGLGTQPDPGSEWNGWYTGFLQHLLFEPARLPEWTAQVAADNHFAVAQPAADQLPPIKHVVFIVRENKHFDEEFGDEPTADADPALLLYGRRFTPNAHALAERYTLFDNFMGNGQASIYGHSWTTQGMVNDYHVRNAHTPDDPASKTDQRVPYSIWPYAEMGEDRVPVATMDFDWYKDRSQLPSGPRVDVSAIFGPNGELIDGFQRKGVSYRVYGEQMTVVRGGNIAPGLAANADREYPGAHIDFAVSDTHRAELFLADVKAHGLAAYSYLTLPTDHTAGTKAGFYTPASYVANNDAALGLIIDGLSHMPEWRDTVVFVTTDDPQGSGDHVDSHRQPAFVMGPYVRKSFVDHTHYSIPSILRTVEVLFGIDPLNLYDAEAPPMLDAFSMTPDVETYAAIPANIPMTKNPGKAVSMAFVLDGPDSALIPDQEWRSIKGDASLAAHLAYLRQLGFVRVAEASDDRDTGGKR
- a CDS encoding ABC transporter permease subunit, which produces MTGLAERLTITSGRLCAWLVVCAPVSVVAVIAYAAMQVRDRPADISYVAPIAMTLVIAAVAAAVGGGLGGVLAFASAEFGQPRLARVVRMCVACVRSVPPLVLGWLAWLIIMPTAYSLGAKTPPQMWELVAAAIVVLATLIVPPAFGAVLHALDRVPAETRAAAAASGANRAQVALQVLVPLVERTLWAAIAMGFARAAGEATAVTLVFVAGAFYQWPLAGVALGTSLAGAHGAGDLISLGQAAAAGLVLTSFGFIAVIVANRFDRRIAWA